The sequence CAATTTCTTGGGGCAGGGTGCTTAATCGATTATTGCTCAAATACAATTTTTCCAAATTTTTCAGTTCTCCAATTTCTCTGGGTAGAGCGCTTAATTGATTATTACCCACATCCAATATTCGCAACTTTTCTAGCCCTCTAATCTCTTGGGGTAAGGTGCTCAATTGATTACCCCACAAATACAATCCTTCCAAATTTTTCAGTTCTCCAATTTCTTGGGGCAGAATGCTGAATTGATTATAGCTCAAATCGAATGCACTCAAACTTTTTAGTTCTCCAATTTCTTGGGGCAGGGTGCTTAATCGATTACCCCACAAATTCAATGCTCTCAAATTTTTCAGTTCTCCAATTTCTTGGGGCAGGGTACTTAATTGATTACCCCATAAATTCAATTCTTGTAAACTTTTCAGTTCTCCAATTTCTTGGGGCAGAGTGCTTAATTGATTATGCCTCAAATCCAATGCTCTCAAATTTTTCAGTTCTCTAATTTCTTGGGGCAAGGTGCTGAGTTGATTATTCCACAAATTCAGTACTCTTAAATTTTTTAGTTCTGCAATTTCTCTGGACAGAGTGCTTAATCGGTTAAAGCTCAAATCCAATTCTTCCAAATTTTTCAATTTCCCAATTTCTTTGGGTAGGATGCCTAATTGGTTACCTCTCAACTTCAACTTATACACCTTCAAGGGTTCTTTGAGAGCTTCTTCAAGTGAATGGCAAGTGGTCTGCTTTCTCATTTTTTGAAATTTTAGATGTTTTACAATGTACGAAGTTGTGATTGTAAAAGATTTCCAATCAAAGGGGTTATTTTGAGGTATTTCATTCAAAATGACCTTCTATGAAAATCCTAAAATAGGAAAGTGTTAAGTGAAGATAGATAAAAACTTTTTTTGAAAAAATTTCACAGAATCCATATTCATTTAGACAACAGCTTATTCGTAATGAAATATCTATCATCTCTATAGATTTTGATACTATCTTGTTTTTTGTTGTCATCCGTCCAAGATAATGCCTCACATTCGAGTTGCTCTGCTCTATTCTAATTGTTTTGTATCAACTTATCTTCTGGTATTATCTTTCTATAAACTTCCCAATCATCTGTGTAAAATCTCTCAGCCTTATCTTTTAATCGTTCATATAATTTCTTGAAGGTTCGAGCATCACGATTGCCAATAATCCATCCGATGGTTTTACCTCTAAGACAATCCACGGCTCGCCAGAGCCGTAACTTTTGTTTTTTAAATGCCACATCTCATCTATCTGTACTTCTTTTACTTCTGTGTCTATTTCAGGAATAGACAAGCTTCTTCCCATGGTTCTTATCCAGTATAATACGGTTCTACGACTTATGTTAAAAAGTCGTGCAATCATTCCATAAGTTGCTTTAACCACTGCCATAAAGTAACATGGCAAGAGCTTTTGCTTCTGGCTTCACTTTTTCTATTGCATCTCTAATGGTAAAATTATAACCACAATGTTTGCATTTGTATCTTTGCTTATGTCTGACTAACCCATTTTTTACTACGCTCTGACTACCGCATTTTTTGCATTGCTCTGCTAATTTGCATTTCTTTGGCAAAGAGTTCATATGAGAAAGTTTTGAACAAATACACAAAATCTATCTTTATAAAAAAACTGCCCCTTACCAAAAGGGGCTTTTTATCTTTTCAGGCTTTTGCTCTTATGCTCTCCCTTCCTCTTTGTCAATGCAAGAGCCCTTTGGCATTTTGCTGTTTTCCGTTATCATTTCGAGCGAAAGCAAGAAATCTCTTTGTTGCTTACCGCTTAGCAGGATAAAATTTTTCACTGCATTTCCGAAAAAACAAGAGGTCAATACACACTTATACACTTGTTCTATTTCACTTGCCACCCATACGACACAGCCCATCTAAACTTTTTCTTGTCAAGTGTAAATCTCTGGCAACTTTCCTATGACTGAATTCCCTGCCATAAGGTCTGCATCTTGTAGCAGGTTTCGTTCCATTCTTTGCGGGGGTCAGAGTCGGCAGTGATGCCACAACCTGCATAAAAATGCAGGCAACCAGAAGTATATTGCAGGCAGCGCAGGTTCACAAAAAAAGCGCTTTCCCCTTCCACACCGAGAGGACCTAAGAAGCCGCTATACAACTGGCGGTCATAGTTTTCATGTCTGTGCAAAAAGTCCATTGCGGCGTCTTTGGGCATACCACACACCGCAGAGGTAGGGTGCAAAAGCGGCAGCATGCGGTCCAGCAGCTGCGGGTAGGCAAGGCTGCGGGTATCTACTTTAAAATCGGTGCGCAAATGGATGAGATTGGCAGCACGCACGGTGCGCGGTCCGTATTCTTCAAACTCGCGCAGGCGTAGGGTCTTAAAACAGTTGATGATGTATCGACTGACGAGCGCCTGCTCTTCAATCTCTTTTTGTCGCCAAGCTACTTCCTGCAAAGGCACTGCGGGGTCGTAGGCTTGGGTACCGGCAAGTGCCATCGTATGAAAAATACCTTGTGCATCTTGTGCAGCCAGCACTTCGGGGGTGGCTCCCAGCCAGCAACCATAAGCCGGCAAGTAAAGCAGCGTAACCATGGCATGAGGATAGCAGGCTGCCAAGGAAGCAAACCAGCGACTAAGTGGGGGCATAGACTCCACAGGCAAAGACTTGCGTCGTGAAAGCACTACCTTTTGCAGCTTACCAGCGGCGATTTCGTTTACCGCACGCTGCACCAGCGCTTCAAAGCGGTTTTGTTCTTGGGGGGTGTCCTCTTGCCAGGAAGGTAGGCAGCCAGCCGGCAGAGGCTCTTTGCCGTGCAGATACTCATAAAACAACGCCCGAAAATCGCCGGGCAAGGCTGCCAGTTGTGCCTCGATGTCTTGAACGGGCGTGCGTGTAGAAAACAAACAAGTAGGGCGCAGGCAAATTGTATCGGATAGGTCCGGAGCATTCACGAAAGGACTCACCAAAAACGAAGGTTGTGGGTCGAGTACAGAAGGGGGCACACTGCGTTTGCCTCCGCTCATGTCAACAAGGCAATATTGTTCATTTCGGTGCGGCAAACGCCACAGCACTACGGGTAGCTGCATACGATAAGCCGCATAAAAGGCAGCTTCGAGCCATGCCACCCTACCCAATGTATGCACAGAACTAAAGTTCATCGTCGGTAAAATAAAGTCAGCAAGGAATCAACGCTTTGCCCTGCCTGAAAGTTTTTCTTTGAAAGTAGGCATCAGAAGTGCGTCAACGTTTTTTTACTGCCATAGTCAGGCGGCTGATGCAAGTAAGTTTTCCTTCTTCGTTGGTAATGCGTATTTCCCATACCTGCGTGGTGTTTCCTAAGTGGATGGCTTCGGCACGCCCGTAAATCCACTGTCCTTTGGGCACCGGGCGCAGGTGGTTGGCGTTGACTTCCAAACCCACACAATAATATTTTTCACGGTCTACAGCAAAGTTAGCCGCCACACTTCCCAGCGTTTCGGCAAATACCACATTGGCACCTCCATGCAAAATACCCAGCGGTTGTATGCTGCGCTCGGTTACGGGCATTTTGCCGCATAAATAATTTTCACCTATTTCGGTGAATTCAATACCCAAAAAATCGGACATGGTGCCCTTGTTGCGTTCGTGCAGTGCCTCTAAGGTAGCTTGTTGGTTCAGTTTTGCGCTCATCCGTCAAATTCGTTTTATCTTTGCGGTTAAAAATACAGCTTCACTGAATAAATGACAAACCTACAGACACATCCTCCGCTGAAAGAGCCCGCCGTGGTTTATTTGGTGCGCCATGGCGAAACCGACTACAACAAAAGGCGCATAGTGCAAGGCAGCGGTGTAGATGCTCCACTCAATCCAACAGGACGCCAACAGGCTTGGCGTTTTTATGAGCACTTCCGGGATCACCCCTTCGACAAGGTCTATATTTCAGAGCTGCGCCGCACCTACGAGTCAATGGAACCTTTCATCCGGGCAAAGTTACCCTACGAACGCCACGCGGCACTCAACGAAATCAGCTGGGGAGTACATGAAGGGCAGCCTTTCGACCCCGCCCGGCATCGAGAGTACCTGCAGGTGGTGTCGGCATGGCAAAGCGGGGAAACCCACCGCCGCATAGAAGGCGGCGAAAGTCCCGAAGAGGTAGCCGCACGCCAACGCCCTTTCATAGAGCTGCTGATAAAGCGACTGCGCAGTGGCGAAGAAAAGCACGTGCTTGTTTGCATGCATGGGCGTGCCATGCGCATCATGCTCACCCAACTGCTGCGTTATCCTCTGGCATACATGGATGTGTTTGAGCATCACAACATGGCTGCCTACAAGCTGATATTTACGGGCAACTTATTCCGCCTGGAAGGCTACTTCCTTGCCGGCGAGGAAAGGCGCAATTGAACCATGAGGGCAGTGCTCAAAAAATGGTTGTTCTGTTTCCGTTATACCCGCCTTCCATTCCTGTTATCTCAAACTCTGCAAAACCTTTCACTTTGAAAAGAGAGCAGAAGCAAAGCGAAAAACCTCAAGCTCACCATGTCATTTCCTCAAATCATAACTCTTGTTCTTTGTTCCAAAAGGGCGCCATGATTTCTTCGATACTTTTGCGCCGCTCCATGAGCTTCATGGCATATTGCTCATAGGCTTTTTGTTCTTCGGTTTGAGGTATCCAGCGGGGCACTTCCACACTTCTTCCCTCTTCGTCCACCGCTACAAACACAATGATGCAATGGGTGGTCTTATGACGATAGCCTTTGCGCAGATTTTGAGCCCACACGTCCACAGCAATGTGCATGCTGGTGTGCCCGGTATAGATGACCTGTGCGTTTATTTCCACGAAATCGCCAATATGAATAGGTTTCATGAAGCGAATCCCCCCCACGTAAACGGTTACGCAGTAGCGGCGCGACCAATTGACGGCACAGGCATAGCCTGCTTGGTCTATCCATTTCATGACCGCACCACCGTGCACTTTACCACCAAAGTTCACATCTTGCGGCTCTGCCAAAAAACGCATCTGTATGCTGTGCTGCTGTTCCATAACTAACCAAAATTTGAAAGAAAAAAAGGCGAAATGGTGTTGAACCTTATAGGGCAAAGGCAACCCTATGACAAAGACGGATATTTCAAAGGCAGGGCTTCGAGCGTCTCTACCACCTTCGACAACACATAGTAGTTTTTGTACCAATTTTCGTCAGCAGGTACAATGTGCCAGGGTATGCGACTGCAATGCTTAAATATTTGCTCGTATGCCCGGTAATATTGCTTCCTTTTGCCGGCTACCTCCCAGTCTTGGTCGTTGTGTTTCCAAAACTTTTCGGGATTGGTTTTGCGCTCTTTGAGGCGGCGCAGCTGCTCCTCGGGCGACACATGCAGAAAGAACTTCAATAGGTGGGTATCGTTTTCTTCATGAAGCAGGGCTTCGAAGCAGTTGATAAACTCATAACGCCTGCGGGTTTGCTGCTCATCGATGATTCCTTCTACCACTGGCACCAAAACGTCTTCGTAATGCGAGCGGTTGAAAATATGAATCATCCCCTTGGGCGGCACATGAGGGTGCACCCGCCACAAGAAATCATGGGCTTTTTCTTCTTCGGTGGGTGCTTTGAAGGCTTTTACATACACGCCCAGTGGATTTAAACCCGAAAACACCTTGCGAATGGCGCCGTCTTTACCGGCGGCATCCAAGCCTTGAAAGATAACCAACAGGCTACAGCGTTGTTGGGCATAAAGCATCTTTTGTAGCTCGAGCATGCGCTTTTTGAGTGCTTTGCTCTTGCGCTTGACTTCTTCTTTATTTAGCCCTGCGGGCGGCTTGGTAGTATGGTCTTTCAATTTAACATCCATAAGCAAAGCAAAATGAAGGTAATCAGGCATTGGATTTAATATAAGCATTTTTACCTTTTGCCCCCAAAAATGCCATTGACAAAGCAGGTGCATTTCCGTTCTTTTGCTTATCTTAAACAAGATAAACCAACTTACTTTGTTTCGTATGCCC comes from Thermonema lapsum and encodes:
- a CDS encoding chorismate-binding protein: MNFSSVHTLGRVAWLEAAFYAAYRMQLPVVLWRLPHRNEQYCLVDMSGGKRSVPPSVLDPQPSFLVSPFVNAPDLSDTICLRPTCLFSTRTPVQDIEAQLAALPGDFRALFYEYLHGKEPLPAGCLPSWQEDTPQEQNRFEALVQRAVNEIAAGKLQKVVLSRRKSLPVESMPPLSRWFASLAACYPHAMVTLLYLPAYGCWLGATPEVLAAQDAQGIFHTMALAGTQAYDPAVPLQEVAWRQKEIEEQALVSRYIINCFKTLRLREFEEYGPRTVRAANLIHLRTDFKVDTRSLAYPQLLDRMLPLLHPTSAVCGMPKDAAMDFLHRHENYDRQLYSGFLGPLGVEGESAFFVNLRCLQYTSGCLHFYAGCGITADSDPRKEWNETCYKMQTLWQGIQS
- a CDS encoding histidine phosphatase family protein, which codes for MTNLQTHPPLKEPAVVYLVRHGETDYNKRRIVQGSGVDAPLNPTGRQQAWRFYEHFRDHPFDKVYISELRRTYESMEPFIRAKLPYERHAALNEISWGVHEGQPFDPARHREYLQVVSAWQSGETHRRIEGGESPEEVAARQRPFIELLIKRLRSGEEKHVLVCMHGRAMRIMLTQLLRYPLAYMDVFEHHNMAAYKLIFTGNLFRLEGYFLAGEERRN
- a CDS encoding PaaI family thioesterase, translating into MSAKLNQQATLEALHERNKGTMSDFLGIEFTEIGENYLCGKMPVTERSIQPLGILHGGANVVFAETLGSVAANFAVDREKYYCVGLEVNANHLRPVPKGQWIYGRAEAIHLGNTTQVWEIRITNEEGKLTCISRLTMAVKKR
- a CDS encoding polyphosphate kinase 2 family protein, with the protein product MLILNPMPDYLHFALLMDVKLKDHTTKPPAGLNKEEVKRKSKALKKRMLELQKMLYAQQRCSLLVIFQGLDAAGKDGAIRKVFSGLNPLGVYVKAFKAPTEEEKAHDFLWRVHPHVPPKGMIHIFNRSHYEDVLVPVVEGIIDEQQTRRRYEFINCFEALLHEENDTHLLKFFLHVSPEEQLRRLKERKTNPEKFWKHNDQDWEVAGKRKQYYRAYEQIFKHCSRIPWHIVPADENWYKNYYVLSKVVETLEALPLKYPSLS
- a CDS encoding IS1 family transposase, yielding MNSLPKKCKLAEQCKKCGSQSVVKNGLVRHKQRYKCKHCGYNFTIRDAIEKVKPEAKALAMLLYGSG
- a CDS encoding acyl-CoA thioesterase is translated as MEQQHSIQMRFLAEPQDVNFGGKVHGGAVMKWIDQAGYACAVNWSRRYCVTVYVGGIRFMKPIHIGDFVEINAQVIYTGHTSMHIAVDVWAQNLRKGYRHKTTHCIIVFVAVDEEGRSVEVPRWIPQTEEQKAYEQYAMKLMERRKSIEEIMAPFWNKEQEL